The Candidatus Acidulodesulfobacterium acidiphilum DNA window AAGTATCAATGGTAAGGGTAAAGAGATTCTTATTTGGAAGTTTGGTTAAAGGGTCATAAAACGAGATATATTTTACTTCTTCTTCTAATCTCTTTTCTCGCGTTATATCTTTAGATATTGATACAAAATTTGTAATTTTAGAATCTTCTTTATTTTTGATAGGAACTATTGTTGCATCTAAAGTAAATAATTCGCCGTTTTTTCTTTTATCTGTCAAAATAACTTTAAAAACTTTTCCTGAATTTATCGTATCCCAGAAAGTTTTATAAACTTCGGCGCTATACAATCCTGATTGAAAAATTCTCGGATTTTTCCCTATTAACTCTTCTTTTTTATATCCGCTTATATTTTCTACGCCGCCATTAACATATTCTATATTTCCAAGACTATCGGTTACCATCATCCAATCAGGGCTGTTTTCTATTGCTGTATATAGAGTGCGCATCCATTTTTCGTTTGCCGTTTTTTCGGTTATGTCCAAAATTATTACTAATAAACACTGTTTGTTATTTAATGTAATTATGGCTATATAAGGTTGGACTATTTTTATTTCACCGTTTTTAAGTTTATGCTGAAAAATAGTAACTCCGCCCCCCTCTGCCGCCATCGTTTTTCTGAAAATTTTAAGTTCTTGAGGGGTGTTGGAAACATTTATCCTGCTTATATCCATATTTAGCAAATCTTCTCTTGAATAACCGTAAAATTTTATGGCGGCATCATTGGCATCAATAAAACGACCGGTTTCAATATCAACAATAAAAGAAGGAAGCGGCAGATTATAGAAAAAAGACTCGAATTTTTGTTCATTTTTTAATAAAATTTTCCGAGATTTATTAAAGTAATAAAAAAATAAAATTAAAAACAATATGATGACAAACGTAACCGCTATAAATGCATAAATAGCGATGTTAATATCCCGTTTAAATTCCGATTTCGTATCTTTGATAATATTTGAGGTAGGCAAATGACAGAGATAAAGGGTATGTTTTAAAAAAAGCTTATACGATATTCTTGACGATATATATTTAGGGTATTTTATAATTATTTTGAGAATCGGCTTGCCGATATTTTTCCATTGAAAGTATGATTTATTAAAATATAATATAATTTGACGGTTATTCTTTAAAAGGTCGCTGTTTTTTTTGATAAATACGTCAAGTTCTTTGTACTGTTTATCCGTCTTTTTTAAATTAAGGCCTAAGTTATTTAGAACTTTTTTAAGATGTGTTTTTTGGAGCGGCGAATCCTTTAAACTCCCGTAATATATGGACTTGACTACCCCGCTTTTAACAAGGTCTATATCTTTATTTAATTTCGTTATTTTTAGTAAAAGTTCTGAATGGAAAGCGGAAGTTTTTTTAACGGAAACAGGGCCGAAATATAATAAAATGCCGGCGAACAGCAAAACAGCGGTTAAAAATAAGCCCTCTATAATATATATCGTTCTATTGTTTTTCAATATCATAAAGCCTCCTTTTATTGCTTTATTATTTCTTACCAGAACTTTATACTGCTTATATACTTATACTATACATACCCTGTTCCTTCCGCCCTGTTTGGCCTTATACAGTGCGCCGTCAACCCTTTTTATAAACCCGTCCGCATCTTCGCCGTCCGCATACCGGCCGACCCCGAGACTTATCGTTACCGAAGTTGCATATTTAAATATACGGTTTTCGACCGTCTTTCTTATTCTTTCGGCAATATTTTCCGCATCATTAATATCCGTTTCCGGCATTATGACCATAAACTCCTCCCCGCCGTATCGTGCAAGGATATCGGTATCCCTCAGGGCTGTTCCGACGAGCGCGGTTAATTCGCTG harbors:
- a CDS encoding bifunctional diguanylate cyclase/phosphodiesterase, with the protein product MILKNNRTIYIIEGLFLTAVLLFAGILLYFGPVSVKKTSAFHSELLLKITKLNKDIDLVKSGVVKSIYYGSLKDSPLQKTHLKKVLNNLGLNLKKTDKQYKELDVFIKKNSDLLKNNRQIILYFNKSYFQWKNIGKPILKIIIKYPKYISSRISYKLFLKHTLYLCHLPTSNIIKDTKSEFKRDINIAIYAFIAVTFVIILFLILFFYYFNKSRKILLKNEQKFESFFYNLPLPSFIVDIETGRFIDANDAAIKFYGYSREDLLNMDISRINVSNTPQELKIFRKTMAAEGGGVTIFQHKLKNGEIKIVQPYIAIITLNNKQCLLVIILDITEKTANEKWMRTLYTAIENSPDWMMVTDSLGNIEYVNGGVENISGYKKEELIGKNPRIFQSGLYSAEVYKTFWDTINSGKVFKVILTDKRKNGELFTLDATIVPIKNKEDSKITNFVSISKDITREKRLEEEVKYISFYDPLTKLPNKNLFTLTIDTYLNTRGYKEKELNISLIIIDLYKLSYINNTYGYDTGDKLLQSFSKRLNNVTKDGDIIARIGGDQFGILFVNLQNKEDILQIINRLKEEFKNPLHIEERPASESAIENRKVKPEPFNVSFTMGISIFPDDGKNAEDLLRTASIALLSAKEQGEGEYEFFKEPMNVQASEFLVMKNSIINAFKNNEFLIYYQPYFDIKTGKIKGMEALARWNNKDTGIISPVKFIPLIEKMGFIRQFEEFLIDNICRSLKEWKESGFNIVPVSMNISPASFKKEGLVEMIVSALDRYGIPPSLLTVEITEGLFIKNLDYAVKILNIFKEKGIKISLDDFGTGYSSLSYIKNIPADFIKIDISFIRGMMENFKDSAIVNTVVVLASNLGMKTISEGVETEEQLKILKSFGCDIVQGYLFSKPVPENEILEFLKA